CAACCTCCGGGAGGCTCATGAGCCACCGCTCTCACTCACAGCATCAGTGTAAATACACATCAAAAACACTGCTGTCAGTATCCATCCTCCACTATTGTATGCAGAACCATTATTGTCTGTTGCATTGTTTTATTCTGATTCCCTTTCAGCCTAATCTGTTCTAATCATTTCAATATtatctgtgtattttgtttttttatcataATAATTTAGGGCATTTGATTTCTCCTCACAAATAAAGCACTCACATTTCAGAGAAGCTCAAAGCATTTTATCTATAAATGGTAAAAAACAATAATCAAAGTACCTTTCCAATCTCATCTTTGAGCTTGTACTGGTTGAGCTGCACACAgtcctttgaaaataaagggtgaaaaagaaaatatcAATGAGCTTGTCTTGAATTTAGCTAAAAGTATTTCAAAACAACACAATGCTCTAAATGAGTctttcaaaacagaaaaaatggcTAAGATCTTTATCTCCTGTGGATGAATAACAATTATGCTACAAGGAAACTCTTTTTAGTAGCCTACATTGCCACACATGCTCTAGACTATATAAGAGTGTTTTCCAAGGGAAACTTGGTTTAGAACAAATAAAGCAAAtggtttaaaacaaataaagcaaATGCTGACAAACACACATTGAAAGAGCAGGGGAAACTAGCTAAACATCTGCAACCTCAATTTTTGCAATGGAGTTTGTCTTCTACTGGCATTAAAAAGTAAGCTACAGGGGATTGTGCTGGTAAATGAAAGTTCTAGCAGGGCAAAGACATCTACTCATGTTTGAGACCTTACCTCAGGTTTTTATGCTCAGCCTTTGCTTTGCTGAGGCTGCAGCCATTCCAGAAAACGAGAAAAATACAAGTTCTACTCAAGACTGAATAATTTCTTGTCAAAACGTATCTGAAGGGGTTTGAGTCATCCTGGTGCTTGGGATTAAAATTTTTGGGGCAATGCTGCAACTATTATATAACGTTATATAATTGTGATACTTCATTAATATACAGCTTTACTTCAAAGTGTTTCACTCCGAGCAAATTTGACATATCTCAGCAGGGGGTGCACAATAACTCCTGTGAAAACTTCAAACACTTCTTTGATATTAGGCATGTCTGTTATATTACATTGTATTGGAGTATAATAGTCAGCAATACTGAAAAGAAAGTTTTCCTAAATTTTCAAGGATTTCCAAAGCAACCCAGCACAGCTGTGTACCTGCAGGTCCGTGATGGAGACTCGGTGGGACTCCACTGTGGGTCTGCGGGGCAGGCGCGGAGAAGAGTGTGGTGAGGTGATGGGTGAGTAGGGCAGGGATGGGTAGATGTATCGTCCGTTAATGCCGGGTGATCCACAGGGCGAGGACAGGGTCTGGGAGCGCTCCTGAAGCGACAGTTTCCTGTCTGAGAGGTTGAGTCTGCCTCTGTGCTCTTGTGCCTGTGGGAAAAGAGCCTCGGGCCGTCCCACAGTGTGAGATAAAAGGTCACAAGAGGGTGCGCGAAAGGGTGGTGGCGGACCTGACGATGACTCAGGCGTTTCTGAGCTGTCCATATCCTCCACCTCTTCCTCATCTCCGCCCCCCTGCCCTGGGGTGCCGCTGGGCTCGTATTCGGTCACCACGATGACAGACTCCATGTCACTGGCACAGGGACTCAGGGGTGGGGCTGAGGGCGGCAGCACAGCGCAACCATGCAGCAGGTCAGGAAGTGGCTGATTGGGTGGCGGGCTTGGAGACGTGGGCGGGGCATGGCCAAGAACTGCGGGTGCTTCAGCAGAAGGCCAGGAGGAAACACAAGGAAACATGGCGTCCTTCCGAAAAACCTCCCAACTGCCCCTCCATTAGAAGCGCAGAGGGCCCTGCTGTAAAGAGTAGGAAAAAAAGGTTGAATGAGTTATGAGAAAAAGCTGGAAGCACCGAACATGGTGGTACTGTTCCTCAAGGACTAGCTCTAGATCAGCGAACAAAAAGCATCTTAATTGCCCTGCAGCCTTTGCTCTACATTTTAACAAAGATTAGAGCACATGAACTTGTATGTTTTTTGTGGCTTCACTCGAAGTCAGGTCACTGGTGTAAAATTGACCATCACAGCCCCAAAAAGCTGCATACAGACAGTCACAGCTCAATATCAGAAGGGCAAACAAGTCCTATCAGTGAAGCTAGTTAACACTGTGTTTGTGCCGGgcattaataatgaattacaGTTTAAATGAATAAGGTTAATGTACCCGTGCTCACCAAATACTGTTAAGCTATACTTAAAGACTGTCCTGGAAACCTTACAAGGCTGCTTTTCATTGGACCCTTATTTTGCTTTTCCTGATATTTTTCAATCCTATAAATGACAAAGGATCAAGGGAGGACAAAGATAGGTAGAGACACAAAACTGACTACTGACATAGATGTGCAAAACCAGCAAACAAGATAAATTCACCATGctgccatgttttttttaatacatcaAAATGTATATCACAAACTCTATACTATTGGGAGGACACTACGAATGGGATATTAATGTAGAAATACATTGGCCAGCACTTCTGTGTGTTCCAAAACCTGACTGAAAATGCCAGTCTGCTTTTTTACTATGTTTTTCCTTTAAGCCTATGTTTGTTCACAGCTTGTTTTGGGCAGATAAAGCTATACCTTTGGCAATAATATTCCTTGTTGGTGTGAAAACTGGAGatattcactgtgtgtgtgggagcaGTGTGGGTCTCAGGCAGCTACAGGAATAAAAGCAGGTGTAATAAAAGATATTCATCACTCTGGAGGGCTCAGAAAGAAGAACTCGTGTGGGCAGGCCCACCACCTCCATGTGTCctcgtttctctctctcgcttccaCAGAGAGACCATCCTCCTTCTGCCTTCCATCTTTTGCAATCTCTCTTATGCTCTACCTGCTCCTTCATCTCTATTCCCTGCTCTCCCTGAGTCCCCAAAGATCTTGCTTTACCTGACTTTCAGCCTCCTCTGCATTAGACCCTGTccccccaaaaacacacacatgacaaGCCAACAGATATCTCTTATTCTACATAAAAAGAACTTTGAACTATGAAAGCTTAAATTCAGCAAGATCAAGCATTGTATTTGctctaaataattaaaacagcactgttacagattacatttttaatctaCAAAAGACCTCAGTCTATCTAGTGTTCTCCAATCTGGATCACTGGTTCAACATTTATCAGTGCTGTTGCCTCAAGCACTTGTTTTTATATGTGGACAGATAGGTACTTTATTGAAATTTGTAAGTAGAGTTGAACGCATTTGATTTCATCATTAGAGGAGGCACACAGGCCAAAGTGGACTGAACATATTAATGACTCTGttcattttacattacattagaGCATTTTAAATGAGGTTTCATGGTTACAAAAGGCCAGCTGTAGTCTGAATAGAACAACAAGGAGGCCATCTTCATAATGTAATTTATGAAACTACAGCTGATAATGCAAATAATAATCATTCATGTAAATACCATGTGGATGTGTACTACAGTTTTTACCCACAATCTGGAAAAGTTCTAACTATTCATTGACTTTGTTTATTACAGGCTAAATTGCAGTGTGATTTTTTGGGGTTGGGGGCAGACAGTACACACTAAGTAACAGCAAACAAAGTAAGAGAATGTAGGCAGGTAGAGCAATAACGTGTATGGTGTACTAGAGTCCAGGACACAGATCAGATAAGCCAAAGCACTGCAGTACTCATAATACACTTcgttttgtgtatgtgtgtgtggcattTGATGTAGTTCTTGACCttcacataaaacacacaccagtcatcagACGTAGTCAGTCACCTTATGGTATTAAATCTAAACAGCTGAGTTCCTCTTCTAAGAAGAAAAATTAGTCTGTGGGTTTCTTTGAGCAAAGAACAAGACAAGATGAGACATGAATCATCTTCAGGCAGACTCAATCTTTTCTGATGTAATAGAAGTTATTCCATTGAAATGGGCAGAGTAGAAGCAATCTTTAAacaaagagaggaggagagagacaaAACTGAGCTTCTCTCCCTCTATCCATCCGTCAGAAAGTCATCTAATATGAGACTATGCCTATGGGGAAATGAATAATAGAGCCCACGTGAGAgttaaacaatgaaaaacaactTCAAAGTGAACAAAATctcaatataaataataatcacaattcCTAACCACAATTCTGAAAATCTCTCCCTGCTAGCTGAACTACTGAAAAAGACAACAGGACTCTTATTTGCGATCAGAAAACCTAGCATAAATAATGAAACATTTCAGAAATGAAGCAGCTGGTGCACTCAGCGAGATGCTTTTAACGTCAGGGTGAATTTCTATCAGTCACATAGAGGCTGTTACACACTGCCTCTTTCTCCACCTTCAACTTCACCTACAGAAAGCCTCAATGAGCCTTGTGCGCTCACCCATGTCACAGCCATTTGTCAGAGCAGGTGTTGCAGTATTGATACCAGGATGACAAAAGAGTGCCAAGTGACAGTGGAATGACTAGCTGGTGTAATTcttcattacacacaaacaaactttaCACCCACTCCCACCCCTTCTCTCTGTCGCTATTACGCTGGGTCAGACCTACATCATGGCTTCAGTGCTACTGTATAAGGACCCATCCAAATTTTATGATTATCTACACATTTCACTTTAACACATTGTaaatgtacaggggttagacaatgaaactgaaacacctgtcattttagtgttggaggtttcatggctaaattggagcagtctggtggccaatcttcattaattacacattgcaccagtaagaccatgtgacTCCAATGGTTCAagcattgtgtcctgaaggtggtgccgtgtatcaggacgacaatgcaccaatacacacagcaagactggagAAAGATTGgtgtgatgaacatgaaagtgaagttgaacatctcccatggcctgcacagtcaccagatctaaatattattgagccactttggggtgtttctgaggagcgagtcaggaaacgttttcctccaccaacatcacgtagtgacctggccactatcctgcaagaagaatggcttaaaatccctctgaccactgtgcaggacttgtatatgtcattcccaagacgaattgacgctgtattggctgcaaaaggaggccctacaccatactgataaattattgtggtctaaaacctgGTGTTTCGGTGttttattgtccaacccctgtatttatTATGTCCAATCTTTAAAATGTGCATCTTTCTCACATCTTTAACATTACACTATAAGCAAAAGAAAGCAGTGTAATACAGTTCTCATAGTACAACTACTGACTTCACTAAAGAACATgtgaaatacatttatataaaattgaAACTGCACGCATCTTCGATCTTAcagtatttaattgtattttatctgcaacatactgaaaaaaaactgtacttttacaatgtatttgttttatcttGTACttgaccaataaaatatatgggTAAAAAAATGGTCAAAAAATTTTGAGCTTGAAAAAACAATACTCTCAGGTGTAACGTaatttgagcaactacatacacataatatttaaatacacaaatggatttgaatgcacaaatttaaaacaagaacaataataataattaaaattcacaaatatgaaaaaaatagtTGTAATGAttagaaataatttttaaatgtgtagaaaaGGTTTGTATCTGTAagtcaaatgttgtgaatgtgttaaTCAATACCTttcaaatggcttaaaatgtacCAGGGCAAAGATTTTTGAGGCTTCAAATGTGACAGGTGGACTTTTTTCCATTCAAATATCCACACATTCTGCTACTtgtgtgaatctctttttgcagaaCGATTTTCTGACTCTGTTTTGACAGCCAATTGATgaaccaataggaaagctttagctagACCAATCAGATGGCacggttaaaaataaaaacattctgaTCAAAAGTGATCTTGAGGCAAAACATATTGTGACATACATTTGAAGCTGCCCTGTCCCTTTGAACTAAACTCAAGAAGGAAATGATGGCAAAGACAAAGACCAAGACTGTTGCTGAACCACATGAGTCTCTGGTCTGCTGAGTTATTTTAATCTCAAGACATTTACTTCGCTGTATGACCTACTTTGATCTATGATGAATTACAGAGCATGCACCAGGACATTGCTCTATGTACATAACCTATATAGACAGACAAATGTGGGCTCAATTGTTAGCTGTggtttatatatacacacataagtTCAGcattaatgtatgaatgaagaGGCTCTTTAAattattatctttttaaataaataaataaataaatacaaccaTTAATTTACTTATAGGCCCGGGTCAAAACCTCTGTCATAAtgcatttaatcagttttttaaacacttaaatTTAATGAGCATTTCTCATGCCTAAATAATACGTAGTTTAACTGTATTTTCTGATTAATTATAGGAATATTTTAGGTTAAGACATTTGCACATTAGTGAGACCTTATTTGGTCACAGGGCTACTCTGTCCAAACTAACTACACACGCCATCGGTTTATCATAAATTTCAATCAAATGAGTGGACCTCAGCATAATGGCGGGTGCAGTGAGCAGTTCATTTAAACACTGAAGACACTACAAAACAGTCTGTTGGGGGGAAAAGCAGGTCTGCATCATGGTTTTAAATAGGAGTGAGTGACACTGTGTCAGTTAGGTATGTTAATGTGTAAACTAATAAACAgctgtagaactacaacgttCACTTATGGTAAGTGGGGTTGTGGCAAGGGGAGTAGAAACAAAAAGGTAATTATAATGTATTTTCAGATTAGTTTGTATGGACTGCAGAAAATGGGTATGGAATAACAGGAAACGAAATATTACATTGGTGTCAGAAAATTAGAAACATGCCCATCATTTTCATTCTCATAAATGGAAACTGTATGCACTACATACATTTCTCATTACAATAAAAGTGTGGCTGATTTACTATGGCTCGtaaatgaagggaaaatgtgtgttattgtggAATTTAGTCTACGTTTTATCCTAGTTGAAGCTACAGACAGAAAAGACAGCTGTAAACTGCATTAAAGCTCTGAAACATGGCCGTTAACAACTGTACTCAGTGAACACCCATTCCAGGAACTATAGCTAGAGGCCTAAAAGCTATAGAAAAACAGCTGGCGATATTTTCTCGGACTTCAGCTGATTTTCAAAACTCTGTCCCTGAGAATTCagcttctgtgtgtgtctcgttgATTTTTGACGAAGATGACTGTGGACATTGATGATTAATACATTCGTTTGATTTTACGTTCAAACTGTTTGAAGGAAACGCTCGCATTTATTTAAACCGAGCTTCAGCCAGAACAGACTCTGTACGTAGACCAGTGTCCGGGACTTTGGAAGTAGCTCGCTTGCTAACATCCCGATAAAAGACAGTTTGAGCAATAAAAGGCCCCCAAAAATAAACGGATAAATAACACGTCGACATAAAGAGGTTGGAAAAAGGCCCGGAGAAGCGTCTAAGCGACACGGGcacatataatatttataattactgtataatattacagtttattatttatatccGTGTTGTTTCTGCTAAATAGGCTAAGCTAACGGATCTCTTATGAAACAGATGTTGGGGAAAATCCTAACCGACGGCAAGGGCATATCACAACAGAGCAGAAAAAAACCCTTTAAAAGAAATGCAGACTGTGACAACTGTATTCCTACCTCGGCTAGTCGAATCGCTGTTCTCTGGTGTTAAAGCAGCCTCTCTCCGCCCTGTTTAACGGTGTTTGCTGTTGAGATGTGGATGCTGCATCCTCTTCTGAGTGCGGGCAGAatcaaacagcagcagctcagCCATGCCACCCTCACAGGGGCACTCCACCCGAATATACACCGAGTGGTAAATCGCCGACAGGGGCACTCCTCCCAAATTTACATAGACACAGCGGTACTCCACCGAAATCAACACAGAATTTTAGACggacacagaaacacagggaTTCTTCACATATAGTTTTAGACACACAGGGGCACTACTCCCAAATgtacacccacatacacacaggtcctctcatcccaaatgtacatCCTTATAAAAGGGCGCGCAATTGTATTTTACACCCACGCCGTAACTGGGACACGGTAACTCCAAATCTACCACGCAGGTCCTCTGCAcccactcacattctcactgtCAATGATCACATTTATACCCAGAGAAGAGGAAATTCTACGCAAATTTACATCCTCAGACATAGCCCCCTTTATACCGACACAAACATGAGTCCATCCAAATTTACACCTCCAGAGGCTGAATTAAAGGAATGCTACCTAATTCTTAAGTTGTCTACATTACTTCCGGAGACAGGTTTAAGTGGGAGTCGCCATTGGCTCCTCATAATTCCACCATAATTAAATCATTAACAAACATAATCAAAACAACGCAAGATATTAAGTTACAGAGAACCAAAAACTCAGAATAGCTTACACTGAGTGGAACCAGACGATGATTTAttgcacaaagcaggatttatcAATAGTCTGtccgtttaaaaaaaacaaaaaataaaaacctttatATTCATTGTTGGGTCTTTTATAGGTAGAAAAGCTATTTACTATGTAAATAAGGCCTGTCATTAAACTACCACCAAGGGCCAACTCTTAAAAGCAAATATTACGACTTAATTTTCTAACCAAAAATTCCATGAGCATTACGAAAAGACAAGGACCTTCAATGAACCTCTTTTAGGAAATGTACTTAACAGGTATTTAAATATGGGATAAACAAGTGTCGTTATTTTGGAACAAAAACTATTAACTAATATAATACAGTGAAGCTTccagctttaaaaacaattttaatgcACACTTCACAGAAGACACTGACCTGAAATTTTGGTCAAGGAAATCTGATCACCAAACATATGAATTATACCTTActcattttacacaaaaaacaaCCCTGAGTCACAGATAagtacattttcatttattatgtCAAAGAGGGGaagacaaacattaaaaaaaaaaaaaaaaaaaatcatactccTGCAACATTACTGAAATCAATTGGTTACTGAGCCACGCAAGGTATCAATATAAAAAAAGGTAAAACAGGAAACTGTACACTTTGAAAACAGTCTTGATTGAACTATCGTCTTTTCTGGAAAATGTTTCCTCTTGCTCCTGGCCCTCCTCTGCCCCGACCTCTTGCTGCCACtgtaacaaacaaatattaatcatttaaaattgagagataataatattacaaatattattaGAATTGAGAATAAGGCTATAAAATGTCAGAGCTGCATGACCAGCATAAAACAGCAGCAACAATAATCAGTTGTTGTTAGAGGGTGAGGGAAAGAAAAATCCCACATGCACCCAGTACCAACACTGAAAGAAGTAGAATGATGCAGTGTTAGCAAACCATGGGCAAAGCTAAGCATCACCTAAACTGATATGCTGCCCTGCAGTGTGAACTGCATTACCTGTAACGACAGAGTACAACCCAGTACTTTTGGCATGAGCTATGCGGagtttctgatccagaactaattatccaaTATCTATACCTGCACTCACTAATGTCTGTTAcaaaatgcaatcaaatactCGTAgtaaatgttccaatatctagtgtatCTTCTTCATAGATTAGAAGTAACTTGTATTTTAAGTATGAATCAAGCGCTCAATTTATAAAAAAAGTGGATATTCACTGAAGGAATACTGTCCAATTATCTCAATACTTAGACACTCCAATTCTTAGtgcaaagataaaaaaaaattaataacttaattagtaaatacatatacacacacacatatatatacacatatatataaaagcagAGATAGTTATTATGGATCTCCATGGTTAATAAAGACTGTACCTTGAGCTTTAAGAATAGCTGCTTTGCCCCTCCCAGCTCCTGCCCcttggtttttatttttcatgctCTTCAACATGGGGGCATTTTTCAGCATGTCTGGGAGGATGAGGAAGCGAATTTTGCTGCCACGAATGTAGACTTGCTCCAACTGTGCCACTCTGCCATCACGATATGTCACAGTAATGTTTGACATCTGAAACATCAACAAAGTGTTACAGCATTAGTGTTTTTTCATACATCTTACACTTAAAATCTCTAAGTTCATTCAGACTAGGAAATCTGAATAGgaaaatttaataatttatttttttcactacAGCAAGCAAATATAGTGCTTTTGCAGTGTATTAACACACCTATTTTACACTTAACCTTGTTGGCCAAGTTCACCAACTACACACTGTCAATGGTGCCTAGGCACATTGTGACATGGAGTGTAGGTTCAATGTACAAACCCTATAAGTTAAGACATTGTGTgaaatgcagtaaaaacaaaaatgttatttctCTTGAACCTTTAACTGACAATAGTGCAAAGAGATTCAAAACTTCACTTGCTCAACTTggtgaatatttttataaatgcatttaataTTTGATGTCTGCTACACCCACAAACACTGGGACAGGAGCATGTTAACCAGTTTTACACCATATTTCCTTTTAATTATACTTGTTAATTTCCTTATAATTAAACTGATTGGCAAGTGAGGACACTACTAATTGTTACATGTTCCCCATTGAAATTTTTGCCCTGTACTTAATACAAgtcttcagctgctcaacagttaCAGGCCATCATTCCCAGATTGCATACATCAGTATGGTGAGGATATTTTCAAACATAGATCTGGGCCACAGAAAAAAAGTCAAGCTGTGTCTATGAAACCATGCTATAAATAAAGCCTGGCAAAATCTTCTTGCATAAAGGATGCTTTTCTTGATGATTTGCATGAATGATGCCTGATTCGCATGCAATGACACCGAAGTAGTGAGTGGGGCACAGCCCTGCATGTTGTAGATTCCTCCTGTCTCTATCACACCCACTTCAACTAGAAAAAGGTTGTTACAGTCGCACCA
This genomic interval from Hoplias malabaricus isolate fHopMal1 chromosome 15, fHopMal1.hap1, whole genome shotgun sequence contains the following:
- the snrpd3l gene encoding small nuclear ribonucleoprotein D3 polypeptide, like, giving the protein MSIGVPIKVLHEAEGHIVTCETNTGEVYRGKLIEAEDNMNCQMSNITVTYRDGRVAQLEQVYIRGSKIRFLILPDMLKNAPMLKSMKNKNQGAGAGRGKAAILKAQVAARGRGRGGPGARGNIFQKRR